The following are from one region of the Neurospora crassa OR74A linkage group III, whole genome shotgun sequence genome:
- the cdh-1 gene encoding cellobiose dehydrogenase codes for MRTTSAFLSGLAAVASLLSPAFAQTAPKTFTHPDTGIVFNTWSASDSQTKGGFTVGMALPSNALTTDATEFIGYLECSSAKNGANSGWCGVSLRGAMTNNLLITAWPSDGEVYTNLMFATGYAMPKNYAGDAKITQIASSVNATHFTLVFRCQNCLSWDQDGVTGGISTSNKGAQLGWVQAFPSPGNPTCPTQITLSQHDNGMGQWGAAFDSNIANPSYTAWAAKATKTVTGTCSGPVTTSIAATPVPTGVSFDYIVVGGGAGGIPVADKLSESGKSVLLIEKGFASTGEHGGTLKPEWLNNTSLTRFDVPGLCNQIWKDSDGIACSDTDQMAGCVLGGGTAINAGLWYKPYTKDWDYLFPSGWKGSDIAGATSRALSRIPGTTTPSQDGKRYLQQGFEVLANGLKASGWKEVDSLKDSEQKNRTFSHTSYMYINGERGGPLATYLVSAKKRSNFKLWLNTAVKRVIREGGHITGVEVEAFRNGGYSGIIPVTNTTGRVVLSAGTFGSAKILLRSGIGPKDQLEVVKASADGPTMVSNSSWIDLPVGHNLVDHTNTDTVIQHNNVTFYDFYKAWDNPNTTDMNLYLNGRSGIFAQAAPNIGPLFWEEITGADGIVRQLHWTARVEGSFETPDGYAMTMSQYLGRGATSRGRMTLSPTLNTVVSDLPYLKDPNDKAAVVQGIVNLQKALANVKGLTWAYPSANQTAADFVDKQPVTYQSRRSNHWMGTNKMGTDDGRSGGTAVVDTNTRVYGTDNLYVVDASIFPGVPTTNPTAYIVVAAEHAAAKILAQPANEAVPKWGWCGGPTYTGSQTCQAPYKCEKQNDWYWQCV; via the exons ATGAGGACCACCTCGGCCTTTCTCAGCGGCctggcggcggtggcttcAT TGCTGTCGCCCGCCTTCGCCCAAACCGCTCCCAAGACCTTCACTCATCCTGATACCGGCATTGTCTTCAACACATGGAGTGCTTCCGATTCCCAGACCAAAGGTGGCTTCACTGTTGGTATGGCTCTGCCGTCAAATGCTCTTACTACCGACGCGACTGAATTCATCGGTTATCTG GAATGCTCCTCCGCCAAGAATGGTGCCAATAGCGGTTGGTGCGGTGTTTCTCTCAGAGGCGCCATGACCAACAATCTACTCATTACCGCCTGGCCTTCTGACGGAGAAGTCTACACCAATCTCATGTTCGCCACGGGTTACGCCATGCCCAAGAACTACGCTGGTGACGCCAAGATCACCCAGATCGCGTCCAGCGTGAACGCTACCCACTTCACCCTTGTCTTTAGGTGCCAGAACTGTTTGTCATGGGACCAAGACGGTGTCACCGGCGGCATTTCTACCAGCAATAAGGGGGCCCAGCTCGGTTGGGTCCAGGCGTTCCCCTCTCCCGGCAACCCGACTTGCCCTACCCAGATCACTCTCAGTCAGCATGACAACGGTATGGGCCAGTGGGGAGCTGCCTTTGACAGCAACATTGCCAATCCCTCTTATACTGCATGGGCTGCCAAGGCCACCAAGACCGTTACCGGTACTTGCAGTGGTCCAGTCACGACCAGTATTGCCGCCACTCCTGTTCCCACTGGCGTTTCTTTTGACTACATtgtcgttggtggtggtgccggtggtaTTCCCGTCGCTGACAAGCTCAGCGAGTCCGGTAAGAGCGTGCTGCTCATCGAGAAGGGTTTCGCTTCCACTGGTGAGCATGGTGGTACTCTGAAGCCCGAGTGGCTGAATAATACATCCCTTACTCGCTTCGATGTTCCCGGTCTTTGCAACCAGATCTGGAAAGACTCGGATGGCATTGCCTGCTCCGATACCGATCAGATGGCCGGCTGCGTGCTCGGCGGTGGTACCGCCATCAACGCCGGTCTCTGGTACAAGCCCTACACCAAGGACTGGGACTACCTCTTCCCCTCTGGCTGGAAGGGCAGCGATATCGCCGGTGCTACCAGCAGAGCCCTCTCCCGCATTCCGGGTACCACCACTCCTTCTCAGGATGGAAAGCGCTACCTTCAGCAGGGTTTCGAGGTTCTTGCCAACGGCCTCAAGGCGAGCGGCTGGAAGGAGGTCGATTCCCTCAAGGACAGCGAGCAGAAGAACCGCACTTTCTCCCACACCTCATACATGTACATCAATGGCGAGCGTGGCGGTCCTCTAGCGACTTACCTCGTCAGCGCCAAGAAGCGCAGCAACTTCAAGCTGTGGCTCAACACCGCTGTCAAGCGCGTCATCCGTGAGGGCGGCCACATTACCGGTGTGGAGGTTGAGGCCTTCCGCAACGGCGGCTACTCCGGAATCATCCccgtcaccaacaccaccggcCGCGTCGTTCTTTCCGCCGGCACCTTCGGCAGCGCCAAGATCCTTCTCCGTTCCGGCATTGGCCCCAAGGACCAGCTCGAGGTGGTCAAGGCCTCCGCCGACGGCCCTACCATGGTCAGCAACTCGTCCTGGATTGACCTCCCCGTCGGCCACAACCTGGTTGACCACACCAACACCGACACCGTCATCCAGCACAACAACGTGACCTTCTACGACTTTTACAAGGCTTGGGACAACCCCAACACGACCGACATGAACCTGTACCTCAATGGGCGCTCCGGCATCTTCGCCCAGGCCGCGCCCAACATTGGCCCCTTGTTCTGGGAGGAGATCACGGGCGCCGACGGCATCGTCCGTCAGCTGCACTGGACCGCCCGCGTCGAGGGCAGCTTCGAGACCCCCGACGGCTACGCCATGACCATGAGCCAGTACCTTGGCCGTGGCGCCACCTCGCGCGGCCGCATGACCCTCAGCCCTACCCTCAACACCGTCGTGTCTGACCTCCCGTACCTCAAGGACCCCAACGACAAGGCCGCTGTCGTTCAGGGTATCGTCAACCTCCAGAAGGCTCTCGCCAACGTCAAGGGTCTCACCTGGGCTTACCCTAGCGCCAACCAGACGGCTGCTGATTTTGTTGACAAG CAACCCGTAACCTACCAATCCCGCCGCTCCAACCACTGGATGGGCACCAACAAGATGGGCACCGACGACGGCCGCAGCGGCGGCACCGCAGTCGTCGACACCAACACGCGCGTCTATGGCACCGACAACCTGTACGTGGTGGACGCCTCGATTTTCCCCGGTGTGCCGACCACCAACCCTACCGCCTACATTGTCGTCGCCGCTGAGCATGCCGCGGCCAAAATCCTGGCGCAACCCGCCAACGAGGCCGTTCCCAAGTGGGGCTGGTGCGGCGGGCCGACGTATACTGGCAGCCAGACGTGCCAGGCGCCATATAAGTGCGAGAAGCAGAATGATTGGTATTGGCAGTGTGTGTAG